A part of Pararoseomonas sp. SCSIO 73927 genomic DNA contains:
- a CDS encoding acyltransferase, whose translation MMNGTALAPRQDIPALTGARGPAALAVVAYHLSLDHTAEPYASWFGLEVLFGRGSLGVDFFFILSGFIIHHVYRDAFAAGLRWRDAGRFLLYRFARIWPLHMVTMLGALLLFAVAALVFGRVPADPANAAAYTPTGVLLSALMVQTWFGYASPNVPAWSISAEWTAYIAYPLLCRLLLRLPTPGWVLLGLLALLGTGTALVGHPIGRIACGFTLGLVLREAEGRWNLSRRLDRRAGAAVAAAVLAGCWLLPDDSLLPFVAAFALFVLALCNPRDLLGRAMARPAVVYLGEISFALYMVHAVVWSAYKNAMRVLAPGVDAAHPLSVLPAVALCLVAAALLHRLVELPARDLLRAERRRAPREGAKAAAPGGLAVRPETGR comes from the coding sequence ATGATGAACGGAACGGCGCTGGCGCCGCGGCAGGACATCCCGGCGCTCACGGGCGCGCGCGGTCCCGCGGCCCTGGCCGTGGTGGCCTACCACCTGTCGCTGGACCACACCGCCGAGCCCTACGCCTCCTGGTTCGGGCTGGAGGTGCTGTTCGGGCGCGGCAGCCTCGGCGTGGACTTCTTCTTCATCCTCAGCGGCTTCATCATCCACCACGTCTACCGCGACGCCTTCGCGGCGGGGCTGCGGTGGCGCGATGCGGGGCGCTTCCTGCTCTACCGCTTCGCCCGCATCTGGCCGCTGCACATGGTGACGATGCTCGGGGCACTGCTGCTCTTCGCGGTTGCCGCGCTGGTGTTCGGCCGCGTGCCCGCCGACCCGGCGAACGCCGCGGCCTACACGCCCACGGGCGTGCTGCTGAGCGCGCTGATGGTGCAGACCTGGTTCGGCTACGCCTCGCCCAACGTGCCGGCCTGGTCGATCTCGGCGGAGTGGACGGCCTACATCGCCTATCCCCTCCTCTGCCGCCTGCTGCTGCGGCTTCCCACGCCGGGCTGGGTTCTTCTCGGGCTGCTGGCGCTGCTGGGCACGGGCACGGCCCTTGTCGGGCACCCGATCGGGCGGATCGCCTGCGGCTTCACGCTCGGCCTCGTGCTGCGCGAGGCGGAGGGGCGGTGGAACCTGTCGCGCCGGCTGGACCGCCGGGCGGGGGCGGCGGTGGCCGCGGCGGTTCTCGCCGGGTGCTGGCTGCTGCCCGACGATTCGCTGCTGCCCTTCGTCGCCGCCTTCGCCCTTTTCGTCCTCGCGCTGTGCAACCCGCGGGACCTCCTGGGCCGGGCGATGGCGAGGCCGGCCGTGGTCTATCTCGGCGAGATCAGCTTCGCCCTCTACATGGTCCACGCAGTGGTCTGGTCCGCGTACAAGAACGCCATGCGAGTCCTGGCGCCGGGGGTGGACGCGGCGCATCCGCTCTCCGTGCTGCCGGCGGTCGCGCTGTGCCTCGTCGCGGCGGCGCTGCTGCACCGGCTGGTGGAGCTTCCCGCGCGCGACCTGCTGCGCGCGGAGCGGCGGCGCGCGCCGCGGGAGGGGGCGAAGGCGGCCGCGCCGGGGGGGCTCGCCGTCCGGCCAGAAACAGGGCGCTGA
- a CDS encoding GumC family protein, protein MIVLGALAGGAVVFLVVGSLPRSWTAEALLALDTQRVAIPELQGVLGGESPGDPMPVVRSEVQALRAPSLLRQAAGDSGVANLPAIAEAARTAGLPDALGERLSVFNDNRSLVISVAFTAPDPAAASRFVNALVDRYLADKSALRSEANRAGYAALVARANELRAEVTALEGQVAQARAEQDVVVTRAGSVQQQQLEDLSAALARVTAERAEAVAAWERARTAGSAADLSDVVNSETIARLREREAEAGRIAAEAARRYGPNHPDRRAAVAELAAVRGATGGEISRIVASLRARADSARARERALADRLTQVTTNAAGIAARQTDLQRLEREVEARRELLRNLNARVEQTGVEARATLPSGVRVLSRAETPVRPSGPKRGLATGFGLLAGAALGALLALLVGLRRRAAPARTAQAGRSLRGAPAEPMTPHLTAPAAPPEPELEAPRAPPRRAEPPPPRVPPPRSDSLPRFGQRRPAARSPAE, encoded by the coding sequence ATGATCGTGCTCGGCGCCCTGGCCGGCGGCGCCGTCGTCTTCCTCGTGGTCGGCAGCCTCCCGCGCAGCTGGACGGCGGAGGCTCTCCTTGCCCTCGACACCCAGCGCGTCGCCATTCCCGAGCTGCAGGGCGTCCTCGGCGGGGAGAGCCCGGGCGACCCCATGCCCGTCGTCCGCAGCGAGGTGCAGGCGCTGCGCGCCCCCAGCCTCCTCCGCCAGGCCGCCGGCGATTCGGGCGTCGCCAACCTGCCCGCCATCGCGGAGGCGGCGCGCACCGCCGGCCTGCCGGACGCGCTCGGGGAACGCCTCTCGGTCTTCAACGACAACCGCAGCCTCGTCATCTCCGTCGCCTTCACCGCGCCGGACCCGGCCGCGGCGTCCCGCTTCGTCAACGCGCTCGTGGACCGCTACCTCGCCGACAAGTCCGCCCTCCGGTCGGAGGCGAACCGCGCCGGCTACGCCGCCCTCGTCGCCCGCGCCAACGAGCTGCGGGCGGAAGTGACGGCGCTGGAGGGCCAGGTGGCCCAGGCCCGCGCCGAGCAGGACGTGGTCGTCACCCGCGCCGGCTCCGTGCAGCAGCAGCAGCTGGAGGACCTCTCCGCCGCCCTGGCGCGCGTGACCGCGGAGCGGGCCGAGGCGGTCGCGGCTTGGGAGCGCGCGCGGACCGCCGGCTCCGCCGCCGACCTCTCGGACGTGGTGAACAGCGAGACCATCGCCCGCCTGCGGGAGCGGGAAGCGGAGGCCGGCCGTATCGCCGCCGAGGCCGCCCGCCGCTACGGCCCGAACCACCCGGACCGCCGCGCCGCGGTTGCAGAGCTGGCGGCGGTGCGCGGCGCCACGGGCGGCGAGATCTCGCGGATCGTCGCCTCGCTCCGGGCCCGGGCCGATTCCGCCCGCGCCCGGGAGCGCGCCCTGGCCGACCGCCTGACCCAGGTGACCACGAATGCCGCCGGGATCGCCGCGCGCCAGACCGACCTGCAGCGGCTGGAGCGCGAGGTGGAGGCCCGGCGCGAGCTGCTGCGCAACCTCAACGCCCGCGTGGAGCAGACCGGGGTGGAGGCGCGGGCCACGCTGCCCTCCGGCGTGCGCGTCCTGTCCCGGGCGGAGACGCCCGTCCGCCCCTCCGGCCCGAAGCGGGGCCTCGCCACCGGCTTCGGCCTGCTGGCGGGAGCTGCCCTCGGCGCCCTCCTCGCCCTTCTCGTCGGGCTGCGCCGCCGCGCCGCGCCGGCGCGCACGGCCCAGGCCGGCCGGTCGCTGCGGGGCGCCCCGGCCGAGCCGATGACCCCACACCTGACCGCCCCTGCGGCGCCGCCGGAGCCCGAGCTGGAGGCGCCGCGCGCGCCGCCCCGCCGCGCGGAGCCGCCCCCGCCCCGCGTCCCGCCGCCGCGGAGCGACAGCCTGCCCCGCTTCGGCCAGCGGCGCCCCGCGGCTCGCTCCCCCGCGGAGTAG
- a CDS encoding outer membrane beta-barrel protein — protein sequence MALLVAIGLPRLARSVLPDPLPPLPPATIQPRGKDGPQGMRVGTATLNATAEAGAGYDSNLFAQGRRNAVGDAFRTEALRARLDTDWRRDALSLEATVTDIGYASRHANNTTDYSVAAAGRWDATRELAFAGSYRHLRGHLSVSDPSAQALGVLLPVPFDTDEARASATWTVGGLTVKGEAAAASLRFGSAGGTSLASSNRDQAGIGVAAAYAFTPGNAVTLAASTDAIRQESRASRVYDGQAWQVVAGGSWTSDAVWRARASLGYLYRSFEGGGIKPLQGLAAEALLTWIPTRTTAVTLSARRGLDDLVRADPIPNIRNLVSLLLQHEATRELTLTGELRLERLELSQPRRRIEDAAAAIGLEWRFGRHLALLASYERSTRLGGYPGLPDFDRDFLSLRLRGGL from the coding sequence GTGGCCCTCCTCGTCGCCATCGGCCTGCCGCGCCTCGCCCGCTCCGTCCTGCCGGACCCGCTGCCGCCGCTGCCCCCCGCCACGATCCAGCCGCGCGGCAAGGACGGGCCGCAGGGCATGCGCGTCGGCACCGCCACCCTCAACGCCACGGCGGAGGCCGGTGCTGGCTACGACAGCAACCTCTTCGCGCAGGGCCGCCGCAACGCCGTCGGCGACGCCTTCCGCACGGAGGCCCTGCGCGCGCGCCTGGATACGGACTGGCGCCGCGACGCGCTCTCGCTGGAGGCAACGGTCACCGACATCGGCTACGCCAGCCGCCACGCCAACAACACCACGGATTACAGCGTCGCCGCCGCCGGCCGCTGGGACGCGACGCGCGAGCTGGCCTTCGCCGGCTCCTACCGCCACCTGCGCGGCCACCTCTCCGTCAGCGACCCCTCCGCCCAGGCCCTCGGCGTCCTCCTGCCCGTGCCCTTCGACACGGACGAGGCCCGCGCCTCCGCCACCTGGACCGTGGGCGGCCTCACCGTGAAGGGCGAGGCCGCCGCCGCCTCCCTCCGCTTCGGCTCGGCCGGCGGCACCTCCCTGGCCTCGAGCAACCGCGACCAGGCCGGGATCGGCGTCGCCGCCGCCTACGCCTTCACGCCGGGCAACGCCGTCACCCTCGCCGCCTCCACCGACGCCATCCGGCAGGAGAGCCGGGCCTCGCGCGTCTATGACGGCCAGGCCTGGCAGGTCGTCGCCGGCGGCTCCTGGACCTCGGACGCCGTGTGGCGCGCCCGCGCCTCCCTCGGCTACCTCTACCGCAGCTTCGAGGGGGGCGGCATCAAGCCGCTCCAGGGCCTCGCCGCCGAGGCCCTCCTCACCTGGATCCCCACCCGCACCACCGCCGTCACCCTCTCCGCCCGCCGCGGCCTCGACGACCTGGTGCGCGCCGACCCCATCCCCAACATCCGCAACCTCGTCTCCCTGCTTCTCCAGCACGAGGCGACGCGGGAGCTCACCCTCACCGGGGAACTGCGGCTGGAGCGGCTGGAGCTGAGCCAGCCGCGCCGGAGGATTGAGGACGCGGCCGCGGCCATCGGCCTGGAGTGGCGCTTCGGCCGCCACCTCGCCCTTCTCGCCTCCTACGAGCGCTCCACCCGCCTCGGCGGCTATCCCGGCCTGCCGGACTTCGACCGGGACTTCCTCTCCCTGCGGCTCCGCGGCGGCCTCTGA